From the Primulina tabacum isolate GXHZ01 chromosome 15, ASM2559414v2, whole genome shotgun sequence genome, one window contains:
- the LOC142526408 gene encoding F-box protein MAX2 homolog A codes for MAAAAAAAAAFTTTINDLPDVILSNIIAAVSDVRCRNSASIVCRKWYNLERATRASLTLRGNLRDLFMVPNCFTYVSHLDISLLSPWGHSLAAASDPKLIVRLLHRAFPSLSSIKFYVRNPSTIQLIAHQWPNLKHAKLVRWHQRPQISAAGDELKILFQECGQLKSLDLSAFYCWTDDVPPALESYPLLASNLTCLNILNPSFSEGFKTDEIKIITKSCPNLREFRAACTFDPRYIGFVGDEGLVSVSVNCPKLSLLHLADTTALSTARGDPEHDGFTQDDAKINAATLIEVFSGLPLLVELALDVCNNVRDSGPAMEVLDSKCPNLRSLKLGQFHGISMPIESKLDGVALCQKLESLSIRNAGDLTDMGLIAIARGCCRLAKFEIQGCKKITTRGMRTFVSLLRQTLVDVRISCCKNLGAASSLKALEPIQDRIVKLHIDCIWDCAEELEDVHGINGGFDLNVLEQMEASKPPGGHSSSYFMSSSCDYSGMGSAPKKCKYSNNLDSRYVGFDLNDNGFTYENGFVEKTWDMLQYLSLWIKVGQLLTPLSSAGLENCPKLEEIRIKVEGDCRELSRPSEREFGLSILMNYPSLKRMHLDCSDTIGYAHTAPSGQMDLSLWERFYLYCIGDLGLTELDYWPPQDRDVNQRSLSLPAAGLLQECVGLRKLFIHGTAHEHFMMFLLRIPDLRDVQLREDYYPAPENDMSTEMRPDSCSRFEAALNRRRISD; via the coding sequence ATggcggctgcggctgcggctgcggctgctTTCACTACGACAATTAACGACCTCCCTGACGTCATTCTGTCTAATATAATCGCCGCCGTGTCTGATGTTCGCTGCCGAAATTCGGCCTCAATCGTCTGCCGCAAGTGGTACAATTTGGAGCGCGCCACACGTGCTTCCCTTACCCTCCGCGGCAACCTCCGCGACCTCTTCATGGTCCCCAACTGCTTCACATACGTCTCCCACCTCGACATCTCTCTTCTCTCCCCATGGGGTCACTCCCTCGCCGCCGCCTCGGACCCTAAGCTCATCGTCCGCCTTCTCCACAGGGCATTTCCTTCTCTGTCTTCCATCAAGTTCTACGTTCGAAACCCCTCAACTATCCAGCTCATCGCTCATCAGTGGCCCAATCTCAAACACGCGAAGCTGGTCAGATGGCACCAGAGACCTCAAATATCAGCCGCCGGTGATGAGCTCAAGATCTTGTTTCAGGAATGTGGACAATTAAAGTCTCTTGATCTTTCGGCCTTTTATTGCTGGACGGATGATGTGCCTCCAGCTCTTGAATCATATCCGTTACTTGCCTCGAATCTCACATGTCTCAATATTCTGAACCCATCGTTTTCTGAAGGTTTCAAAACCGATGAGATTAAGATTATCACCAAATCTTGTCCAAATTTAAGGGAATTTCGCGCTGCGTGTACGTTCGATCCAAGGTATATCGGATTTGTTGGCGACGAGGGTTTGGTTTCTGTGTCAGTGAACTGCCCAAAGTTGTCACTTCTTCACTTGGCTGATACTACAGCTTTATCGACTGCCAGAGGTGATCCGGAGCACGATGGATTCACTCAAGACGACGCGAAGATTAATGCTGCCACTTTGATCGAGGTATTTTCAGGGCTTCCATTGTTGGTAGAACTAGCTTTAGATGTTTGTAATAATGTACGAGACAGTGGTCCAGCCATGGAGGTTCTCGACTCGAAATGCCCCAACTTGAGGTCCCTTAAATTGGGGCAATTTCATGGGATTTCGATGCCAATTGAGTCCAAGCTCGATGGCGTAGCTCTCTGCCAAAAGCTTGAGTCACTGTCGATTAGAAATGCGGGTGATTTGACTGACATGGGATTGATTGCAATTGCCAGAGGGTGTTGTAGGTTGGCAAAGTTTGAGATTCAAGGTTGCAAGAAAATAACTACGCGGGGGATGAGGACTTTTGTTTCTTTGCTTCGTCAGACGTTAGTCGATGTCAGAATCTCCTGTTGCAAGAATCTTGGTGCCGCATCGTCTTTGAAGGCATTGGAGCCAATTCAGGATCGAATCGTGAAGCTTCACATTGACTGCATATGGGATTGTGCTGAAGAGCTCGAGGATGTTCATGGGATCAATGGTGGTTTTGATCTCAATGTTTTGGAGCAAATGGAAGCATCAAAACCCCCTGGTGGACATTCAAGCAGTTACTTTATGAGTTCCAGTTGTGACTACTCGGGCATGGGTAGTGCCCCCAAGAAATGCAAATACTCAAACAATCTCGACTCTCGTTATGTTGGCTTCGATCTTAACGATAATGGCTTCACATATGAGAATGGATTCGTGGAGAAAACATGGGACATGCTTCAATATCTTTCTCTGTGGATCAAAGTTGGCCAGCTTTTGACTCCTTTATCATCTGCAGGACTTGAAAATTGTCCAAAGCTGGAGGAGATTCGAATCAAGGTTGAAGGAGATTGTAGGGAGTTATCAAGGCCCTCTGAACGTGAATTTGGGTTGAGCATTCTAATGAACTATCCTAGCCTAAAAAGGATGCATTTAGACTGCAGCGACACCATTGGTTATGCCCACACTGCACCTTCCGGGCAGATGGATTTGAGCCTTTGGGAACGGTTTTATCTGTACTGTATAGGCGATTTGGGTCTAACTGAGCTGGACTACTGGCCTCCACAGGACAGGGATGTTAACCAAAGGAGCTTATCTCTTCCGGCAGCCGGATTACTGCAAGAATGTGTCGGGCTCAGGAAACTTTTCATACATGGGACGGCTCACGAGCATTTCATGATGTTTTTGCTGCGGATACCGGATCTAAGAGACGTGCAGTTGAGAGAGGACTACTATCCTGCACCAGAGAATGATATGAGCACGGAGATGAGGCCAGACTCGTGCAGCCGTTTCGAGGCTGCGCTTAATAGGCGCCGGATTTCTGATTGA
- the LOC142526971 gene encoding uncharacterized protein LOC142526971 encodes MGKLNPKGVMDVPEAYGENEDINISSTMTKNVKVMDKDSSESLDDRQPKAVALEKGTRPNDSQFLVPPSLPKCPSDSWLGRTLPSISMKKSYLRSSVGVATNPQNHCLKAPRSDRVITWETCVKSTKELLTPIPEGK; translated from the exons ATGGGAAAATTGAACCCCAAAGGTGTGATGGATGTACCAGAGGCATACGGAGAAAATGAAGACATTAACATCAGTTCAACTATGACAAAAAATGTAAAAGTTATGGACAAAGATTCTTCTGAAAGTTTAGATGATCGGCAACCAAAAGCAGTAGCTCTAGAAAAAGGAACTCGTCCAAATGACTCTCAATTTCTGGTTCCCCCATCTTTGCCAAAATGTCCATCAGATTCTTGGCTTGGGCGTACTTTGCCTTCCATTTCCATGAAGAAGTCATATCTTCGTTCATCTGTTGGTGTGGCAACCAATCCGCAAAATCATTGTCTTAAGGCACCTAGAAGTGATCGTGTTATCACCTGGGAAACTTGTGTTAAATCGACAAAG GAACTCTTGACCCCCATACCAGAAGGTAAATGA
- the LOC142526303 gene encoding phospholipase A1-IIdelta-like, which translates to MATEPTWEELLGSKNWDGLIDPLNLSLRDFVLHCGDLSQAPMDAFNDDKGSKYAGSSRYGKKSFFEKVMLESASDYEVRAFLYAPTKLVSPSTTFNNSKSDDSWDRESNMIGYIAVTTDEVSQASGRREIYIVWRGSVTFAEGMNDLDQGLVSAQELVPSEKDPKKVPRVMTGWLKMYVSSNPDSTFTNLSARTQLQKKIEELRNQYKDEKLSIIATGHSLGASLATLSAFDLVENRIRDIRVAAVVSASPHVGDQVFVDRVKMYPNLKVFRTLNTHDIVPLYPQTLSWEYRAVGVELKVDKHKSPYLKTYADEHNLQGLLHVVSGWNGDNKPFEWSGKRSLALANRDTDLLKDDYLIPVHWWVEHNRGMIRDKNGEWVLVQDEPEHEFQNVDGNQG; encoded by the exons ATGGCTACAGAACCTACATGGGAAGAGCTATTGGGGAGCAAGAACTGGGATGGGCTTATCGACCCATTGAACCTCAGCCTCCGGGACTTTGTCCTCCACTGTGGCGACCTTAGCCAAGCACCCATGGACGCCTTCAACGATGACAAAGGTTCCAAGTACGCTGGCAGCAGCAG GTATGGCAAGAAAAGTTTTTTCGAGAAAGTGATGCTTGAATCGGCTTCTGATTATGAAGTCAGAGCTTTTCTTTACGCCCCCACGAAGTTAGTCTCCCCTTCGACCACGTTTAATAATTCCAAGTCGGACGATTCTTGGGACCGGGAGTCCAACATGATTGGCTATATAGCTGTCACAACAGATGAAGTTAGCCAGGCCTCGGGCCGCCGAGAAATCTACATCGTGTGGCGTGGCTCAGTCACATTCGCCGAAGGGATGAATGACTTAGATCAAGG TCTTGTTTCTGCCCAAGAGTTGGTACCTAGTGAAAAGGACCCTAAAAAAGTGCCCAGAGTTATGACTGGTTGGCTGAAAATGTACGTTTCGAGCAATCCGGATTCGACTTTCACTAACTTAAGTGCAAGAACGCAGCTGCAGAAAAAGATTGAAGAACTGAGAAACCAGTATAAAGACGAAAAACTGAGCATTATTGCAACAGGGCATAGTCTTGGTGCTAGTTTAGCAACATTATCTGCTTTCGATCTCGTTGAAAATCGGATCAGAGATATCCGTGTAGCGGCTGTCGTTAGTGCTAGTCCTCATGTCGGGGATCAGGTTTTCGTGGACAGAGTGAAAATGTATCCAAATCTGAAAGTTTTCCGCACCTTGAACACACATGATATCGTTCCTTTGTATCCCCAAACACTATCGTGGGAATATAGAGCCGTTGGAGTCGAGCTGAAAGTTGATAAACACAAATCTCCATACCTGAAGACCTACGCGGACGAGCATAATTTGCAGGGGTTGTTGCACGTTGTGTCGGGTTGGAATGGGGATAACAAGCCGTTTGAATGGAGTGGGAAAAGGAGCTTGGCATTGGCGAATAGGGATACTGACCTTCTCAAGGATGACTATTTGATCCCGGTTCACTGGTGGGTGGAGCACAACAGAGGGATGATTCGCGATAAGAATGGAGAATGGGTTTTGGTGCAAGACGAGCCGGAACACGAATTCCAGAACGTGGACGGAAATCAGGGCTGA